In Carassius gibelio isolate Cgi1373 ecotype wild population from Czech Republic chromosome B19, carGib1.2-hapl.c, whole genome shotgun sequence, one DNA window encodes the following:
- the LOC127979004 gene encoding alpha-1,3-mannosyl-glycoprotein 2-beta-N-acetylglucosaminyltransferase-like isoform X2, translated as MVRKKGSLILCGAFLFVAWNALLLLFLWGRPPIGRLGEGGGAEPGAGEEWGGGKSKVGGANELAGEVIRLAEEVESELDTQKKLLKQIQSHRELWEQQKEQGKRESEDTKDEKNVEEPKKPAIPESHKIVEEVLMVTPPQLIIKEQQQEDKKMAENEEGRTKPSPQIIIPILVIACDRVTVKRSLDKLIQYRPSAELYPIIVSQDCGHADTARMIGSYGSQITHISQPDLADIPVRPDHRKFQGYYKIARHYRWALNQVFNVFAYSTVVIVEDDLEVAPDFFEYFRALYPILRSDPTLWCISAWNDNGRDGLVDPGKADLLYRTDFFPGLGWMLLKEVWAELEPKWPKAFWDDWMRHPEQRKDRSCIRPEISRTITFGRKGVSLGQFFDQYLRYIKLNTEFVPFTKADLSYLVREKYDETFEKEVYSAPLVKVEELQQGGSLKGSGPYRVQYSSRDNFKVLARNLGVMDDLKSGVPRAGYRGVVSFISRGRRIYLAPPEGWTKYDTSWS; from the exons ATGGTTCGCAAAAAAGGATCTCTTATTTTGTGTGGAGCGTTTCTATTTGTCGCCTGGAATGCCTTGCTCCTCCTCTTCTTATGGGGGAGGCCTCCCATTGGCCGACTTGGGGAGGGAGGCGGAGCTGAACCAGGGGCCGGAGAGGAGTGGGGAGGTGGAAAATCAAAAGTGGGCGGAGCTAACGAATTGGCCGGCGAAGTGATCAGATTGGCCGAAGAAGTAGAATCAGAACTGGATACTCAGAAGAAGCTTCTCAAACAGATTCAGAGTCACAGGGAATTATGGGAACAGCAGAAAGAACAGGGAAAGAGGGAATCTGAGGACACAAAAGATGAAAAGAACGTAGAGGAGCCTAAAAAACCTGCAATACCTGAAAGTCACAAGATTGTAGAAGAAGTTCTAATGGTTACGCCACCTCAGCTGATCATAAAAGAGCAGCAACAAGAGGACAAGAAAATGGCAGAAAATGAAGAAGGCCGTACTAAGCCAAGTCCTCAGATCATTATCCCAATTCTCGTCATTGCCTGTGACAGAGTAACTGTGAAGAGAAGTTTAGATAAACTCATACAGTACCGCCCTTCTGCTGAGCTTTACCCAATCATTGTCAGCCAGGACTGTGGTCACGCAGATACTGCAAGGATGATTGGCTCCTACGGCAGTCAGATAACCCACATCAGCCAACCGGATCTCGCAGACATTCCAGTGCGACCCGATCACAGGAAGTTCCAGGGCTACTACAAGATCGCCAGACACTACCGTTGGGCCCTCAACCAAGTGTTCAACGTCTTTGCTTACTCCACAGTGGTCATTGTGGAGGATGACCTGGAG GTAGCCCCTGACTTTTTCGAGTATTTCCGTGCGCTCTACCCTATCTTGCGATCGGATCCGACTCTGTGGTGCATTTCCGCCTGGAACGACAATGGACGGGATGGGTTGGTCGACCCGGGCAAGGCTGACCTCCTTTACAGGACAGATTTCTTTCCCGGCCTCGGATGGATGCTTCTGAAGGAAGTCTGGGCAGAGCTGGAGCCCAAGTGGCCCAAGGCATTCTGGGATGACTGGATGCGGCACCCAGAGCAGAGGAAGGACCGCTCATGCATTCGTCCCGAGATCTCAAGGACTATAACGTTCGGCCGGAAAGGTGTCAGTTTGGGGCAATTTTTCGACCAGTATCTGCGCTACATAAAACTCAATACTGAATTTGTGCCTTTCACTAAAGCGGACTTGTCCTACTTGGTCAGGGAGAAGTACGATGAAACCTTTGAAAAGGAAGTGTATAGCGCCCCCTTGGTGAAGGTGGAGGAACTACAGCAAGGTGGAAGCCTGAAGGGCTCCGGGCCGTATCGAGTTCAGTACTCCAGCAGAGACAACTTTAAAGTCCTGGCCCGCAACCTGGGAGTTATGGACGACTTGAAGTCAGGGGTTCCCCGTGCCGGTTACAGGGGCGTAGTCAGCTTTATTTCCCGCGGACGAAGAATTTATCTGGCTCCCCCTGAGGGCTGGACTAAATATGACACCAGCTGGAGCTGA
- the LOC127979004 gene encoding alpha-1,3-mannosyl-glycoprotein 2-beta-N-acetylglucosaminyltransferase-like isoform X1 yields MMKAFYSLRSLVWCHWTMVRKKGSLILCGAFLFVAWNALLLLFLWGRPPIGRLGEGGGAEPGAGEEWGGGKSKVGGANELAGEVIRLAEEVESELDTQKKLLKQIQSHRELWEQQKEQGKRESEDTKDEKNVEEPKKPAIPESHKIVEEVLMVTPPQLIIKEQQQEDKKMAENEEGRTKPSPQIIIPILVIACDRVTVKRSLDKLIQYRPSAELYPIIVSQDCGHADTARMIGSYGSQITHISQPDLADIPVRPDHRKFQGYYKIARHYRWALNQVFNVFAYSTVVIVEDDLEVAPDFFEYFRALYPILRSDPTLWCISAWNDNGRDGLVDPGKADLLYRTDFFPGLGWMLLKEVWAELEPKWPKAFWDDWMRHPEQRKDRSCIRPEISRTITFGRKGVSLGQFFDQYLRYIKLNTEFVPFTKADLSYLVREKYDETFEKEVYSAPLVKVEELQQGGSLKGSGPYRVQYSSRDNFKVLARNLGVMDDLKSGVPRAGYRGVVSFISRGRRIYLAPPEGWTKYDTSWS; encoded by the exons CATTTTACTCACTGCGGTCCCTTGTGTGGTGTCACTGGACCATGGTTCGCAAAAAAGGATCTCTTATTTTGTGTGGAGCGTTTCTATTTGTCGCCTGGAATGCCTTGCTCCTCCTCTTCTTATGGGGGAGGCCTCCCATTGGCCGACTTGGGGAGGGAGGCGGAGCTGAACCAGGGGCCGGAGAGGAGTGGGGAGGTGGAAAATCAAAAGTGGGCGGAGCTAACGAATTGGCCGGCGAAGTGATCAGATTGGCCGAAGAAGTAGAATCAGAACTGGATACTCAGAAGAAGCTTCTCAAACAGATTCAGAGTCACAGGGAATTATGGGAACAGCAGAAAGAACAGGGAAAGAGGGAATCTGAGGACACAAAAGATGAAAAGAACGTAGAGGAGCCTAAAAAACCTGCAATACCTGAAAGTCACAAGATTGTAGAAGAAGTTCTAATGGTTACGCCACCTCAGCTGATCATAAAAGAGCAGCAACAAGAGGACAAGAAAATGGCAGAAAATGAAGAAGGCCGTACTAAGCCAAGTCCTCAGATCATTATCCCAATTCTCGTCATTGCCTGTGACAGAGTAACTGTGAAGAGAAGTTTAGATAAACTCATACAGTACCGCCCTTCTGCTGAGCTTTACCCAATCATTGTCAGCCAGGACTGTGGTCACGCAGATACTGCAAGGATGATTGGCTCCTACGGCAGTCAGATAACCCACATCAGCCAACCGGATCTCGCAGACATTCCAGTGCGACCCGATCACAGGAAGTTCCAGGGCTACTACAAGATCGCCAGACACTACCGTTGGGCCCTCAACCAAGTGTTCAACGTCTTTGCTTACTCCACAGTGGTCATTGTGGAGGATGACCTGGAG GTAGCCCCTGACTTTTTCGAGTATTTCCGTGCGCTCTACCCTATCTTGCGATCGGATCCGACTCTGTGGTGCATTTCCGCCTGGAACGACAATGGACGGGATGGGTTGGTCGACCCGGGCAAGGCTGACCTCCTTTACAGGACAGATTTCTTTCCCGGCCTCGGATGGATGCTTCTGAAGGAAGTCTGGGCAGAGCTGGAGCCCAAGTGGCCCAAGGCATTCTGGGATGACTGGATGCGGCACCCAGAGCAGAGGAAGGACCGCTCATGCATTCGTCCCGAGATCTCAAGGACTATAACGTTCGGCCGGAAAGGTGTCAGTTTGGGGCAATTTTTCGACCAGTATCTGCGCTACATAAAACTCAATACTGAATTTGTGCCTTTCACTAAAGCGGACTTGTCCTACTTGGTCAGGGAGAAGTACGATGAAACCTTTGAAAAGGAAGTGTATAGCGCCCCCTTGGTGAAGGTGGAGGAACTACAGCAAGGTGGAAGCCTGAAGGGCTCCGGGCCGTATCGAGTTCAGTACTCCAGCAGAGACAACTTTAAAGTCCTGGCCCGCAACCTGGGAGTTATGGACGACTTGAAGTCAGGGGTTCCCCGTGCCGGTTACAGGGGCGTAGTCAGCTTTATTTCCCGCGGACGAAGAATTTATCTGGCTCCCCCTGAGGGCTGGACTAAATATGACACCAGCTGGAGCTGA